Proteins encoded within one genomic window of Thermogemmata fonticola:
- a CDS encoding AAA family ATPase has protein sequence MQRVAIVDPNESTRESLRTLLMGIDFIFLDAICSRYEYFFDVVAESVPDLVVISLDADKDRALQMIAQLAAEYPHLPIITVSRDHGALLESLQRGARYFLTQPIALENLLTALRKACGQIGDEVSGGSAYGYRSGGGGVLAILGSRGGVGCTTLAVNIAATLAAEPSQTAALIDLDLVLGDADVVLEFQANDNISIADLSRNFERLDLNFLKRAMAPYDSSNLAILRHPLEIIEYTDVHEQHVERILNLLRMNYSYLVLDLSKTLLPTDRAALRQADVILLVAQLTLGSLRNVVRILHFLNHEPAIADKTRVVINRYGAETIEEGISLKKAEEVIGKPIFWQIPDDPKAVLGARIAGQPLLRYAPKSNIQRSLHNLVQTLIGKPTTQDSRSSRSFWNLFGREGSKHA, from the coding sequence ATGCAACGTGTCGCTATTGTCGACCCGAACGAATCCACCCGTGAGTCTCTGCGTACCCTGCTCATGGGAATTGACTTTATCTTCCTCGATGCGATTTGCTCGCGCTATGAGTATTTCTTCGATGTCGTGGCCGAGTCGGTCCCCGATCTAGTGGTGATCTCCCTGGATGCGGATAAGGACCGCGCATTACAGATGATTGCTCAGTTGGCGGCGGAGTATCCGCACCTGCCGATCATCACGGTCAGCCGGGATCATGGAGCCTTGCTGGAATCGCTTCAGCGCGGCGCACGCTACTTCCTGACCCAACCCATCGCTCTGGAAAACCTGCTGACCGCGTTGCGCAAAGCCTGCGGGCAAATCGGGGATGAAGTCAGCGGGGGCAGTGCGTACGGCTATCGAAGCGGCGGCGGGGGCGTTCTCGCCATTCTCGGCTCACGCGGCGGCGTCGGCTGTACCACTCTGGCCGTCAACATCGCTGCCACCCTAGCCGCCGAACCATCTCAGACTGCTGCTCTCATCGACTTGGACTTAGTTCTTGGAGATGCGGACGTTGTCTTAGAATTCCAGGCCAACGACAACATCAGCATCGCCGATCTATCCCGGAACTTCGAGCGGCTGGACCTGAACTTCCTTAAGCGGGCTATGGCCCCCTACGATAGCTCCAACTTGGCCATTCTACGCCATCCCTTGGAAATCATCGAATACACTGATGTTCACGAGCAACACGTCGAACGTATCCTCAACCTCCTTCGAATGAATTACAGCTACTTGGTGCTAGATTTAAGCAAAACCTTGCTCCCTACGGATCGGGCAGCTCTCCGGCAAGCCGACGTAATACTGTTGGTGGCTCAACTGACCTTGGGCAGTCTGCGCAACGTGGTGCGAATCTTACATTTCCTCAATCACGAGCCTGCCATTGCGGACAAAACCCGTGTGGTTATCAATCGTTATGGTGCAGAAACCATCGAAGAAGGGATCAGTCTCAAAAAAGCAGAAGAGGTCATCGGCAAGCCGATCTTCTGGCAGATTCCAGATGATCCTAAAGCAGTGCTCGGAGCACGCATCGCCGGCCAGCCCCTTCTCCGCTATGCCCCGAAAAGCAACATTCAACGGAGCCTTCACAATCTGGTGCAAACACTGATTGGTAAACCGACTACGCAAGATTCCCGTAGCAGTAGGAGTTTTTGGAACTTGTTTGGCCGCGAGGGAAGTAAGCATGCCTGA
- a CDS encoding type II secretion system F family protein encodes MELFAFLSAEELLPVLVFGAIVAGVFWLLSTISQRNSLAEERLERIGRPKSLVELEVEAHKSQQRFAGLKELIGQLGGAMDSGNEMEKNSLRVKLANAGFRSDSAVAIYQGIRLLCLVLFLIPAIFFFLLKDGFTLRSIQWVVILGGIGFYLPQVALWYLRTSRQKEIFLTLPDALDLLVVCVESGLGLDAAMRKVTEEMKNHAKVICEEFSLANMQLQMGRPRREVLHDLGVRTGVDDVRALAAILIQADRFGSSIAHALRVQSDSMRTRRRQLAEEKAAKTAVQLIFPLVLFIFPAIFVVLVGPAAIQIQKGLLSKGG; translated from the coding sequence GTGGAACTTTTCGCTTTCTTGTCCGCCGAAGAGTTATTGCCGGTACTAGTTTTTGGTGCCATCGTGGCCGGCGTATTCTGGCTGCTTTCCACCATCTCCCAACGGAACAGCTTAGCGGAGGAGCGGCTGGAACGCATCGGGCGTCCCAAATCATTGGTCGAACTGGAAGTCGAAGCCCACAAATCCCAGCAGCGTTTCGCCGGTCTCAAAGAACTCATCGGGCAGTTGGGCGGAGCAATGGATAGCGGCAATGAAATGGAGAAGAACTCGCTGCGTGTGAAACTGGCTAATGCTGGTTTCCGCAGTGACAGCGCCGTGGCGATCTACCAGGGCATCCGCCTTCTTTGCCTAGTCCTCTTCCTCATTCCCGCCATTTTCTTCTTCTTGCTCAAAGATGGCTTTACTCTTCGGTCGATTCAATGGGTAGTGATCCTCGGAGGTATCGGTTTTTATTTGCCCCAAGTAGCATTATGGTATTTGCGTACCAGCCGGCAGAAGGAAATTTTCCTGACCCTGCCAGATGCTCTGGACCTTTTGGTGGTGTGCGTAGAATCCGGCTTAGGATTGGATGCTGCGATGCGCAAGGTAACCGAGGAAATGAAGAACCACGCTAAGGTTATCTGCGAGGAGTTTTCCTTGGCCAATATGCAGTTGCAAATGGGGCGGCCGCGGCGGGAAGTGCTGCACGACTTGGGAGTTCGTACTGGGGTAGATGATGTCCGCGCTTTGGCAGCCATCCTGATCCAGGCGGACCGTTTCGGTTCCAGCATCGCCCACGCTCTGCGCGTCCAATCCGACTCGATGCGGACGCGCCGGCGTCAATTGGCTGAGGAAAAAGCCGCCAAGACTGCCGTGCAACTGATTTTCCCATTGGTGCTCTTCATCTTCCCGGCCATTTTCGTCGTCCTGGTGGGTCCAGCGGCCATTCAAATTCAAAAGGGACTGCTAAGCAAGGGAGGATGA
- a CDS encoding type II secretion system F family protein: MNELLLPLLVGLLVVGAITALFLAFQSGSQGKGDRRLDALVGRSRRHDSSADILLKQALMEADKQNLLDRLTPSFLNLTRLFEQADCNIKPSVLFGISILLSLVGAALSLWLINIYVLPVVVLIFFSLPWIWLYNKRATRLKNFAAQLPDAMELVARALRAGHSLAAGLHVVAEEMPDPIAKEFARVYEEQNLGIPLEEALKNLCDRVPNLDLRFFVTSVAIQRQTGGDLAEILDRIGHVIRERFKILGQVKALTAEGRLSGIVLIAMPIGLFFLMLWMKPDYIRLLWTDPMGIRMSVGAIVLVIIGSYAIKKIVDIKV, encoded by the coding sequence ATGAATGAACTGCTTCTACCGTTGCTTGTAGGATTGCTAGTCGTCGGTGCCATCACAGCCCTTTTCCTTGCCTTTCAATCCGGTAGCCAAGGGAAAGGGGACCGCCGCTTGGATGCACTGGTCGGCCGGAGCCGCCGCCATGACTCCTCCGCAGACATCCTGCTCAAGCAGGCCCTTATGGAGGCCGACAAACAAAACCTTTTGGATCGCCTAACACCTTCCTTCCTGAATCTGACCCGCCTGTTTGAGCAAGCCGACTGCAACATCAAACCCAGTGTACTCTTCGGCATCTCTATCCTCTTAAGTCTCGTGGGAGCAGCGCTGAGTTTGTGGCTCATCAACATCTACGTCTTGCCTGTGGTGGTGCTGATCTTTTTCAGCCTGCCGTGGATCTGGCTTTACAACAAACGGGCAACACGGTTGAAGAACTTTGCAGCTCAGCTTCCCGATGCTATGGAATTGGTGGCACGGGCCTTGCGTGCCGGTCACTCCCTGGCCGCTGGTTTGCATGTCGTCGCCGAGGAGATGCCTGATCCTATCGCCAAAGAATTCGCCCGCGTTTACGAGGAGCAAAACCTCGGCATCCCCTTGGAAGAAGCCTTGAAGAATCTCTGCGACCGCGTGCCCAATTTGGACTTGCGCTTCTTCGTGACCAGTGTCGCGATTCAAAGGCAAACTGGCGGTGATCTGGCCGAAATCCTAGACCGTATCGGACATGTCATTCGCGAACGCTTCAAAATCCTCGGTCAGGTCAAGGCACTTACCGCCGAAGGGCGGCTTTCAGGTATCGTCCTGATCGCCATGCCAATTGGCCTATTTTTCCTGATGCTGTGGATGAAACCTGACTACATCCGGCTGCTCTGGACTGACCCCATGGGCATCCGCATGTCTGTGGGTGCCATCGTATTGGTGATCATTGGCTCTTACGCCATCAAGAAGATTGTGGATATCAAGGTGTAG
- a CDS encoding tetratricopeptide repeat protein — protein MQLPHLTSSNSSQGPPKPETIAILAQVQLDAAFAEETAPASRELLLDQARQGFQKALQQDPKNPTALLGLAQYHARLGERQKALDVYHRYLQYYPQDIQARYQIALVHAQWKDWEGAVRWCDEALRGDPESRNIRKTKGFCLARAGRYDEALATFREIMPESLARYHLARVLEHMGYVEASRQQLHLALQSDPNCEQARQFLTELEVAYSLPKPSSSAPAVLPAGHLHSDPASVQPPSSSPETGNGTSLLPLGGVPLSPAIQK, from the coding sequence GTGCAGTTACCGCACCTCACCAGTAGTAACTCCTCGCAAGGACCGCCGAAACCTGAAACTATCGCGATTCTGGCCCAGGTCCAACTAGACGCCGCTTTCGCAGAGGAAACCGCCCCAGCCAGCCGGGAATTGCTTTTGGACCAAGCCCGTCAAGGATTCCAAAAAGCCCTGCAACAAGACCCCAAAAACCCCACAGCACTACTGGGGCTAGCTCAATATCATGCCCGCTTGGGAGAACGGCAGAAGGCCTTGGATGTGTATCACCGCTACTTGCAATACTATCCCCAGGACATCCAAGCCCGTTACCAAATCGCTTTGGTTCACGCCCAATGGAAAGACTGGGAAGGGGCAGTGCGGTGGTGCGACGAAGCTTTACGCGGGGATCCCGAAAGCCGGAACATTCGTAAGACTAAAGGCTTCTGCCTAGCTCGCGCCGGACGTTATGACGAAGCCTTAGCAACCTTCCGAGAAATCATGCCAGAGAGCTTGGCCCGTTATCACTTGGCCCGCGTGCTAGAACATATGGGATATGTGGAGGCCAGCCGGCAACAGCTTCACCTAGCCTTACAATCGGACCCGAATTGTGAACAAGCCCGACAGTTTCTGACTGAATTAGAGGTCGCCTATTCCCTTCCAAAACCATCCAGCTCCGCACCGGCTGTCTTACCTGCCGGGCATCTGCACTCTGACCCGGCGTCGGTCCAACCGCCGTCATCCTCTCCAGAAACAGGAAACGGAACATCCCTGCTGCCCCTCGGCGGTGTCCCTCTCTCACCTGCCATACAAAAATAA
- a CDS encoding Flp family type IVb pilin yields the protein MRSLFHSVVSFLKKEDGPTAVEYAVMLALIIVVCIAAITTLGQNANDTFSFVGSNIAPKTN from the coding sequence ATGCGCAGCCTGTTCCACAGCGTCGTGTCGTTCCTCAAGAAGGAAGATGGCCCCACCGCCGTCGAGTATGCCGTGATGCTGGCCCTGATTATCGTCGTCTGCATTGCGGCCATTACCACTCTCGGCCAGAACGCCAACGACACCTTCAGCTTCGTCGGTTCCAACATCGCACCCAAGACGAACTGA
- a CDS encoding type II and III secretion system protein family protein: MHPKLYQKSLGGLTLALGLWMTALQAQQPPAPAPQPAPAAQPPAVPKPPAAQVDPKTGAVIVPLGGVVSFKPDTGKDAFSDVVVSREDILQVRVSATDPRELLLTGRTTGQVQLTLVFKERPPIVYDVVVQPDLALLRSLIRRTVPTANVEVTPGLGNTIILSGYVTSPQDAEIILQLAANAAGQVPGQAAGGQPNIINAMQIGGGQQVQIDVVVASVDRNLLRQRGFDFAVSGTTVQISSLVSGLIGVQQQQQQNIPGRIRGVSPNANLQLGITPASFIAGLQALRNEGVAKFIAEPRVVTQSGRPAFFRAGGQQAIVSPQAGLVGPGAQLQPFGTELEVLPIVYGNGMIWLEIQPRISAVNFGLGIIINGQATPGFTEQSVRTAVMLESGQTYAIGGLIQNSIEANNSKIPVLGDLPFIGVGFSRLRHEIREQELIILVTPRLVGPLNCDQVPQRVPGRETREPDDYELFLENILEAPRGQRKVWNGRCYNAPYKCDPTAAIFPCVGDVCTGQGGAMGTGQPSHNGTGKVATPAPAPLPPLTPPSTTGTPLGSSANPNLSQEAGGGTSPQFQGSTSQDPVPTSVSGMPPKMEIPEMRRQ, encoded by the coding sequence ATGCACCCGAAACTATACCAGAAAAGCCTTGGGGGATTGACGCTGGCTCTGGGCCTGTGGATGACGGCCCTGCAGGCCCAGCAACCCCCTGCTCCCGCGCCCCAACCTGCACCGGCGGCTCAACCACCCGCTGTCCCTAAACCGCCGGCTGCCCAAGTGGACCCCAAAACCGGTGCCGTTATTGTCCCCTTGGGTGGTGTTGTCTCTTTCAAACCAGATACCGGCAAAGACGCGTTCAGCGACGTGGTCGTCAGCCGGGAAGATATTCTCCAGGTTCGCGTCAGCGCTACCGATCCTCGCGAATTGCTCTTGACTGGACGGACCACCGGTCAGGTCCAGCTCACCCTCGTCTTCAAGGAACGACCGCCGATCGTCTACGACGTCGTAGTGCAACCCGACTTGGCACTCTTGCGAAGCTTGATCCGTCGAACTGTCCCGACTGCCAATGTCGAGGTGACTCCTGGTTTAGGGAATACGATCATTCTCAGCGGCTATGTGACCAGTCCGCAAGACGCCGAGATTATCCTGCAACTGGCGGCCAATGCCGCGGGACAGGTCCCAGGCCAAGCTGCGGGGGGACAACCCAATATCATCAATGCCATGCAAATCGGCGGCGGCCAGCAGGTCCAAATCGATGTTGTGGTCGCCTCAGTAGACCGCAATCTGTTACGCCAGCGAGGCTTCGACTTCGCAGTGAGCGGCACTACCGTACAGATCAGCAGCCTAGTCAGCGGCTTAATCGGCGTCCAGCAACAGCAGCAGCAAAACATTCCAGGCCGGATACGAGGTGTCAGTCCCAATGCTAACTTGCAATTGGGGATCACACCCGCCAGTTTCATTGCCGGTTTGCAAGCTCTGCGCAATGAAGGGGTGGCCAAGTTCATTGCTGAGCCGCGTGTGGTTACCCAGAGTGGGCGTCCGGCCTTCTTCCGAGCGGGAGGACAGCAGGCGATTGTCAGTCCGCAGGCAGGGCTAGTCGGGCCCGGTGCCCAATTGCAACCCTTCGGTACGGAACTTGAGGTTCTGCCCATCGTCTATGGCAACGGCATGATCTGGTTGGAGATTCAACCGCGCATCTCCGCCGTCAACTTCGGCTTGGGGATCATCATCAATGGCCAGGCCACTCCCGGTTTCACCGAGCAGTCGGTACGCACCGCCGTGATGCTAGAATCCGGGCAGACCTATGCTATCGGCGGGCTGATCCAGAACAGCATCGAAGCCAACAATTCCAAAATCCCTGTTCTGGGTGATCTGCCGTTTATCGGCGTGGGTTTCAGCCGGCTACGTCACGAAATTCGCGAACAGGAATTGATCATTCTGGTCACACCTCGGCTGGTAGGACCGCTCAATTGCGATCAGGTTCCTCAACGTGTACCAGGTCGAGAGACCCGCGAGCCGGATGATTATGAGCTATTCTTGGAGAACATCCTGGAAGCACCCCGCGGCCAACGCAAGGTGTGGAATGGACGCTGCTACAACGCGCCCTACAAGTGCGATCCAACAGCGGCCATCTTCCCTTGCGTCGGCGATGTGTGTACCGGACAAGGTGGTGCCATGGGGACAGGACAACCCAGCCATAACGGTACGGGCAAAGTTGCTACCCCGGCTCCCGCTCCATTACCCCCCTTGACACCGCCTAGCACCACGGGAACACCCCTTGGTTCCTCTGCCAACCCTAATCTCTCGCAGGAAGCAGGAGGGGGAACATCACCCCAATTCCAAGGGAGTACTTCCCAGGATCCTGTGCCCACCAGCGTTTCGGGGATGCCGCCGAAAATGGAAATCCCTGAAATGCGCCGGCAATGA
- the cpaB gene encoding Flp pilus assembly protein CpaB, whose translation MAQRNLLLMVVAVGCGLGAAFLTTRISAKPKIEQIEVYVAAKNLPVGTVLSKEELQKNLVAKKAVPKDALPPTVVLKEEDLLDRRLTRSIQAGEFITSNALTKGSVITLPDGMDMVTLPVNTTAAVAGFVGPGTRVDVLATYRQGNRLEAFPLLVDMLVLAVDTHASYESTPNKGGGAFTNVSSVSFAVTQEQALILKMAEHAGCHLSLLLRNPNKKEEEAYDLEQVKKRLRALILPSRVEEPSSSGDSSAPTPPASSPPVETVKVWVATDEIPAGTLLTKELLKEKFIEKEIPKEFASGAISDPSAAIGQLALKTMVTRNQWLAEGMLGPPPPKPAPRDEFQPPKTEVAGPTKPPSTQPEPKQPAAPPRRPIREIAVHTANRTEIYRYEEVRPGEWRLKEKVTPEQNNPSSAGDTHEQPKEGSSPNTQPKPDDKAGGSKVE comes from the coding sequence ATGGCACAACGCAACTTACTTCTTATGGTCGTCGCGGTGGGATGCGGTTTGGGCGCCGCTTTCCTGACCACCCGCATTAGCGCCAAACCGAAGATCGAGCAGATCGAAGTCTATGTAGCAGCCAAAAATCTGCCTGTGGGCACTGTGCTGAGCAAGGAAGAATTGCAAAAGAACCTGGTTGCCAAAAAGGCTGTTCCCAAGGATGCTTTACCCCCCACAGTTGTGTTGAAAGAGGAGGATTTGCTGGATCGCCGTCTGACTCGCTCGATCCAAGCTGGCGAGTTTATCACCAGCAACGCTTTGACAAAGGGTAGTGTCATTACCCTGCCGGACGGCATGGACATGGTCACACTGCCGGTCAACACGACGGCAGCGGTTGCCGGCTTCGTCGGGCCGGGTACGCGGGTCGACGTACTCGCCACTTATCGCCAGGGGAACCGGCTGGAAGCTTTCCCATTACTGGTCGATATGTTGGTGCTAGCCGTTGACACTCACGCCTCCTACGAATCCACCCCGAATAAAGGAGGCGGAGCTTTCACCAATGTCAGTTCCGTTTCCTTCGCCGTAACTCAAGAGCAAGCCCTCATTCTCAAGATGGCGGAGCATGCGGGCTGTCATCTCTCGCTCCTCCTGCGCAATCCAAACAAAAAAGAGGAGGAGGCATACGATCTGGAACAGGTTAAGAAGCGGTTGCGGGCGTTGATCCTACCCAGCCGTGTCGAAGAGCCATCTTCCAGCGGCGATAGCAGTGCTCCCACTCCCCCGGCATCATCGCCTCCCGTGGAAACGGTCAAGGTGTGGGTCGCGACCGACGAAATACCAGCAGGGACCTTGCTTACCAAAGAGTTGCTCAAAGAGAAATTCATCGAAAAGGAAATACCCAAGGAGTTTGCCTCCGGGGCCATCAGCGATCCGTCCGCCGCTATCGGCCAACTCGCCCTGAAAACAATGGTCACGCGGAACCAGTGGCTCGCAGAGGGAATGCTTGGTCCTCCCCCGCCCAAGCCCGCACCACGCGATGAATTCCAACCCCCCAAAACCGAGGTGGCCGGGCCAACAAAACCACCCTCAACCCAGCCCGAACCCAAACAACCCGCGGCTCCGCCACGCCGGCCTATCCGCGAAATTGCTGTCCACACGGCCAACCGCACTGAGATTTACCGCTACGAGGAGGTCCGGCCTGGTGAATGGCGACTCAAAGAAAAAGTGACCCCGGAGCAAAATAATCCGTCCTCGGCTGGGGACACACACGAACAGCCCAAGGAAGGCTCGTCTCCTAACACTCAACCTAAACCCGACGATAAGGCCGGAGGATCGAAAGTGGAGTAA
- a CDS encoding CpaF family protein produces the protein MSKLNQMSNYGSSISRLSSPSMGGSTGNGRNYEELKRQIHAKLVERLDFTRVRDLASDALRRDIRRVVEHLCDTENPLLNRLEREKLIEEILDETLGFGPLEVLLKDPTISDILVNGPYQVYVERRGKLEKTDVKFRDNDHLLQIIDRIVSKVGRRVDETSPMVDARLPDGSRVNAVIPPIAVDGPCLSIRRFGTNPLKLEDLLNYKAFTPEMAMLMEACIKARLNVLISGGTGCGKTTLLNTLSSFIPNDERVITIEDACELQLQQEHVVRLETRPPNIEGKGAITTRDCVRNALRMRPERIIIGEVRGAEALDMLQAMNTGHGGSMATLHANSPREALSRLETMIMMGGFELPVKAMRQQISSAIDLIIQANRLQGGPRKITSITEVLNMEQDIITMQEIFRYRQLGVDQNGRAYGQFEATGVRPTFINRLEAKGIKLPANLFAERILLKD, from the coding sequence ATTTCCAAGCTCAATCAGATGAGCAACTACGGGAGCAGCATCTCCCGCTTGTCCAGCCCTAGCATGGGTGGCAGCACCGGAAATGGCCGCAATTACGAAGAACTCAAGCGACAGATTCACGCCAAACTGGTCGAAAGACTAGACTTTACCCGCGTGCGTGATCTGGCCAGTGATGCCCTACGTCGCGATATCCGCCGGGTCGTCGAGCACCTCTGCGACACCGAAAACCCCCTGCTCAACCGGCTCGAACGGGAAAAGCTGATCGAAGAGATTTTGGATGAAACGCTGGGCTTCGGCCCCCTCGAAGTTCTTCTGAAAGACCCAACAATCAGCGATATCCTCGTCAATGGCCCATACCAGGTGTATGTTGAGCGCCGCGGCAAGTTGGAAAAGACTGACGTCAAATTCCGCGACAATGATCACCTGCTTCAGATTATCGATCGAATCGTGTCCAAGGTCGGTCGGCGCGTGGATGAAACCAGCCCTATGGTAGATGCCCGCCTGCCTGACGGTTCCCGCGTCAACGCCGTCATTCCGCCGATTGCTGTCGATGGCCCCTGCTTGAGTATCCGGCGCTTCGGCACCAATCCTCTCAAGCTGGAAGACCTGCTCAACTACAAGGCCTTCACTCCGGAAATGGCCATGCTCATGGAAGCGTGCATTAAAGCTCGCCTCAATGTCCTTATCAGTGGCGGTACCGGTTGCGGGAAGACCACGCTTCTCAACACCCTCTCCAGTTTTATACCCAACGATGAGCGGGTGATCACCATCGAAGATGCCTGCGAATTGCAACTCCAGCAGGAACACGTCGTGCGCTTGGAAACTCGACCTCCCAACATCGAGGGGAAAGGGGCGATCACCACTCGTGATTGTGTTCGCAATGCTCTCCGCATGCGCCCAGAACGGATCATCATTGGCGAAGTGCGTGGCGCGGAAGCCCTCGACATGCTGCAAGCCATGAACACCGGCCACGGCGGTTCGATGGCCACGCTGCACGCCAATAGCCCGCGCGAAGCCCTGAGCCGCTTGGAAACCATGATTATGATGGGTGGCTTCGAGCTGCCGGTCAAAGCGATGCGGCAGCAGATCAGCTCCGCCATCGATCTGATCATTCAGGCGAACCGCCTCCAAGGAGGACCCCGCAAAATCACCAGCATCACGGAAGTTCTCAATATGGAACAAGATATCATTACCATGCAGGAAATCTTCCGCTACCGCCAGTTGGGCGTGGACCAGAACGGCCGGGCTTATGGACAATTCGAAGCCACCGGTGTACGCCCGACCTTCATCAACCGCTTGGAAGCCAAAGGGATCAAACTACCGGCCAACTTGTTTGCCGAACGGATATTGCTCAAGGACTGA
- a CDS encoding ATPase, with amino-acid sequence MILRTIYTRGAMLGRDLAQFLCLPFKVIRDSLKFLKDEKALQVDGGDLVGEVSYRFSLTDLGRKRAQEAMEFCAYIGPAPVPLEDYVEQCYRQTVVGLNCYPEALKAPFSHLVLKEEMFNAIGPAIVSGRSVFIYGPPGNGKTAIARAIGEFMNNVGGSIYVPYAFLADENIITVFDPSLHVVDDTATDGEEDTDAAVRRLLTTGSYDRRWVRIRRPVIVTGGELTLSMLDLRYFSDSNFYQAPIHFKANGGVFLIDDFGRQQCSPRELLNRWILPLEDRHDFLTVASGKKFQVPFEQLIIFSTNLDPKQLVDDAFLRRIRHKVGVTAPPRDVYERIFQYHCRRLGMNYDPSAVDYLYERYYNRGRAPRASDCRDLLEIVQSICRYRRQPVHLTRDLIAEAAASFIAEFQ; translated from the coding sequence ATGATTCTGCGGACAATTTACACCCGCGGAGCCATGTTAGGGCGAGACTTGGCCCAATTCCTCTGCTTGCCTTTCAAAGTGATCCGTGACAGTCTCAAGTTCCTCAAAGACGAGAAGGCTTTGCAGGTGGACGGTGGCGATCTGGTCGGCGAGGTGAGCTATCGGTTTAGCCTGACCGACCTTGGTCGCAAACGGGCGCAAGAGGCTATGGAGTTTTGTGCCTATATCGGTCCGGCACCTGTTCCTCTAGAGGATTACGTGGAGCAATGCTACCGCCAAACCGTGGTGGGTTTGAATTGTTACCCGGAAGCATTGAAGGCTCCCTTCAGCCATCTGGTGCTCAAGGAAGAGATGTTCAATGCCATAGGACCGGCGATCGTCAGTGGCCGCTCCGTATTCATCTATGGTCCTCCCGGCAATGGTAAGACGGCCATCGCACGGGCGATTGGAGAATTCATGAATAATGTCGGGGGATCGATCTATGTTCCTTATGCGTTCCTAGCCGACGAAAACATCATCACAGTGTTCGATCCGTCTCTGCACGTCGTCGATGACACTGCCACAGATGGAGAAGAAGACACGGATGCTGCTGTAAGGAGGCTTTTGACCACCGGTTCGTATGACCGGCGCTGGGTCCGCATCCGCCGCCCTGTTATCGTTACGGGGGGTGAATTGACCCTCTCGATGCTGGACTTGCGCTACTTCTCCGACTCCAACTTCTACCAGGCCCCTATCCACTTCAAGGCCAATGGCGGGGTCTTCCTGATTGACGACTTCGGGCGGCAGCAATGCAGTCCCCGCGAACTGCTCAATCGCTGGATTCTGCCTCTGGAAGATCGTCACGATTTCCTGACCGTCGCCAGTGGTAAAAAGTTCCAGGTTCCCTTCGAGCAATTGATCATTTTCAGTACTAACTTGGACCCGAAGCAACTGGTGGACGATGCCTTTCTCCGCCGTATTCGCCACAAGGTGGGTGTTACTGCACCGCCCCGTGATGTTTACGAGCGTATCTTCCAGTATCACTGCCGCCGTCTGGGAATGAATTATGATCCGTCAGCGGTCGATTACTTATATGAGCGGTATTACAACCGTGGTCGTGCTCCGCGGGCGAGCGATTGCCGTGATTTGCTGGAAATTGTCCAGTCGATTTGTCGATATAGACGGCAGCCAGTGCATTTGACGCGAGACCTTATCGCCGAGGCCGCCGCTAGCTTCATCGCCGAGTTTCAATAA
- a CDS encoding A24 family peptidase: MSMPTTSPLSSAVAVAQTEPGWDRELGRQLSRVPLWALLWLLASVLAHHMWQWYCPVGLNAGPLLVVSFGMILAAIIDGWAFKVPNWLTLPLILSGWLAGLCHTLGWSIDSGTGGLGISLLATLFGFGLLLPMLVLRGVGEGDVKMQMGFAAWMGAYFGTGDTTLAAGMDIRLHALGVVFWAFTCGALFGGLFGLAMILLRRRFRDNAQMFQAMAQDLLLVTQGQLHQATIQAEQRRSRWVRLPYGIPLCVGFLFYLWVVLVALRN; encoded by the coding sequence ATGAGCATGCCAACGACGTCCCCGCTCAGCAGCGCCGTGGCAGTCGCCCAAACGGAGCCGGGGTGGGATCGGGAACTAGGACGCCAACTGTCGAGGGTACCGCTATGGGCCTTGCTCTGGCTCCTGGCATCGGTTTTGGCCCACCACATGTGGCAATGGTACTGTCCCGTGGGACTCAATGCTGGACCTCTACTCGTGGTCAGTTTCGGGATGATTCTGGCTGCGATTATCGACGGTTGGGCTTTCAAGGTTCCGAACTGGCTGACCCTTCCCCTCATCCTCAGCGGATGGCTGGCTGGTCTGTGCCATACTCTCGGCTGGTCCATTGATTCGGGCACAGGCGGGCTTGGCATCAGCTTGCTGGCAACCTTGTTCGGTTTCGGTTTGCTGCTGCCCATGTTGGTTCTTCGCGGGGTAGGCGAAGGGGATGTCAAGATGCAGATGGGATTTGCCGCGTGGATGGGGGCGTACTTTGGCACAGGCGATACAACCTTAGCCGCCGGTATGGACATCCGTTTGCACGCTCTGGGAGTCGTCTTCTGGGCTTTTACCTGCGGAGCACTTTTCGGTGGCCTATTCGGCTTGGCCATGATCCTTCTGCGACGGCGCTTCCGCGACAATGCCCAGATGTTCCAAGCTATGGCTCAGGACCTGTTGTTGGTAACCCAAGGGCAATTGCATCAGGCCACTATCCAGGCTGAGCAGCGACGAAGCCGCTGGGTTCGCTTGCCCTATGGAATACCGCTCTGTGTCGGCTTCCTTTTTTATCTGTGGGTGGTGCTAGTCGCCTTAAGAAACTGA